The bacterium genome contains a region encoding:
- the pheT gene encoding phenylalanine--tRNA ligase subunit beta codes for MKLSTNWLREYININYALDELATKLTMAGLEVEETIPLSKEAIAKAGGSGTSDDVVWDVKVTPNRGDWLSVLGVARECAPLVGANAKMPATDVKGSEPPTSEYIKIRIDDPDLCRRYVGIVVRGVEIKESPGWLKDRLIAAGMRPINNVVDVTNYVMLELGQPLHAFDYKLLHDSQIIVRRAKPGEVIVSLDGQERKLEEDMLVIADSDRAVALAGIMGGIDSEISEQTQDILIESANFNSTSIRRTSKHLGLVTESSYRYERSVDPSIAPIAAMRAAQLIGELGNGTVSKGMVDIYPSRVEPLEITARPKRVNDILGTDIDASSMVDYLNSLEIEASLQDGLLICRVPTFRVDITREIDIVEEVGRVYGYESFAATLPKSSLQGKDSPEGLFRDRVRRILMTCGCQEALTHSLVSSSLTAMTGKSDISLGVRNPLTEDLDAMRTDLFPNLLQVIARNQSYGTNDVSVFEVGKVYFKTQNADHGERLSIAGAMIGNMATSAWSLPEEALQVDFYTCKAIVENLLDGLGIEKAEYKAAEVPMLHATRAAKIIIEDNEVGILGEVAPDVRESFDLRGRPYVFELDFNALIAASPKIIKYKEPARFPALYRHLAVVVDDKVEYTKLERLVQGSGKGLVADVDLLDVYKGEQIGLGRRSLTISIVFRSQEKTLTDDEVNSVLTGIKEVLTGELGASFR; via the coding sequence ATGAAACTATCAACTAATTGGCTTAGAGAATATATAAACATAAACTACGCGCTCGACGAGCTTGCCACGAAGCTCACTATGGCTGGTCTCGAAGTGGAGGAGACGATCCCTCTGAGCAAAGAGGCCATCGCCAAGGCGGGCGGCAGCGGCACATCTGATGACGTTGTCTGGGACGTCAAGGTCACTCCGAACAGGGGCGACTGGCTCTCAGTGCTTGGTGTAGCCAGGGAGTGCGCGCCTCTTGTCGGCGCGAACGCGAAAATGCCTGCGACAGACGTCAAGGGCAGCGAGCCGCCGACTTCGGAGTATATCAAGATTCGCATTGACGACCCGGACCTGTGCAGGCGATATGTCGGCATAGTAGTCAGGGGAGTCGAGATAAAGGAGTCTCCTGGTTGGCTCAAAGACCGTCTGATTGCGGCAGGCATGCGCCCGATCAATAATGTCGTTGATGTCACCAATTACGTAATGCTCGAACTCGGCCAGCCTCTGCATGCATTCGACTATAAACTGCTGCACGATTCTCAGATAATTGTCCGCCGCGCAAAGCCAGGTGAGGTGATTGTCTCGCTCGACGGCCAGGAGCGAAAGCTCGAAGAGGACATGCTTGTGATAGCCGATTCGGACCGCGCCGTAGCTCTTGCGGGGATCATGGGTGGAATTGATTCAGAAATTAGCGAGCAGACGCAGGATATTTTAATAGAATCGGCTAACTTTAATAGTACAAGTATAAGGCGCACCTCAAAGCACCTTGGGCTTGTAACGGAGTCGTCATACAGGTACGAGCGTTCGGTCGATCCTTCAATTGCTCCTATAGCGGCCATGAGGGCTGCGCAGTTGATAGGCGAGTTGGGGAATGGCACGGTTTCAAAGGGGATGGTGGATATATATCCGTCTCGGGTGGAACCGCTTGAGATCACAGCCAGGCCGAAGCGTGTGAATGATATACTAGGGACCGACATCGATGCGTCTTCGATGGTCGATTACCTGAACAGCCTTGAAATTGAGGCATCACTGCAGGATGGTTTGCTCATCTGCCGGGTGCCGACTTTCAGGGTAGACATAACTCGTGAGATAGACATAGTCGAAGAGGTCGGCAGGGTATACGGCTACGAAAGCTTTGCTGCCACGCTGCCGAAGTCTTCTTTGCAGGGCAAAGATAGCCCCGAGGGGCTTTTCAGAGACAGAGTAAGACGGATACTGATGACCTGCGGGTGTCAGGAAGCTCTCACCCATTCACTGGTGAGCAGCTCGCTGACCGCAATGACCGGCAAGTCAGATATTAGTCTAGGGGTCAGAAATCCGCTGACCGAAGACCTGGATGCTATGCGCACGGACCTGTTTCCAAATTTGCTGCAGGTCATCGCGAGGAACCAGTCATACGGCACGAACGACGTCTCGGTGTTCGAGGTAGGCAAGGTCTACTTCAAGACGCAGAATGCGGATCATGGCGAGCGGCTCTCGATTGCGGGGGCAATGATAGGTAATATGGCGACAAGCGCCTGGAGTTTGCCCGAAGAGGCATTGCAGGTGGATTTCTATACTTGTAAGGCCATTGTCGAGAATCTGTTAGATGGATTGGGGATCGAGAAAGCCGAATATAAAGCGGCTGAGGTCCCGATGTTGCATGCAACGCGCGCGGCAAAGATTATCATTGAAGATAACGAAGTCGGAATACTTGGCGAGGTCGCGCCGGATGTGAGGGAATCGTTTGATCTTAGGGGAAGGCCATACGTCTTTGAGCTGGATTTCAACGCTCTGATTGCGGCATCTCCCAAGATTATAAAATACAAGGAGCCGGCACGATTTCCGGCTCTATACAGGCACCTTGCAGTTGTAGTTGATGATAAGGTGGAATATACTAAGCTTGAGCGTCTTGTCCAAGGATCGGGCAAGGGTTTGGTTGCGGACGTCGATCTGCTGGATGTCTATAAGGGCGAGCAGATTGGGTTGGGGCGTCGAAGTTTAACAATATCTATTGTGTTCCGATCTCAAGAAAAGACTCTGACGGACGACGAAGTAAACTCAGTCCTGACTGGCATCAAGGAAGTCCTGACGGGAGAGTTAGGAGCCAGCTTCCGCTAG
- the pheS gene encoding phenylalanine--tRNA ligase subunit alpha: MSEKDELTGIRNTALDKIRAASSSGELDALETDYLGRKGELTLQLRKIGSLAPDARKDFGQAVNDIKNELASAIESRKQALSTVESKAALAAEAVDVTLPGRFYQTGRPHILIETMNKIKNIFIGLGYEMFDSPEVEEYAYNFQALNYPPEHPAMDEQMSFYVNDEVLLRTHTTAYQHRVMKGRKPPMRVCTIGKCYRVDAVDATHGHTFHQVDCFTIDHGITMADLKGTLQQFATQMFGANVNVRFRPDFFPFVEPGAEVAVTCTICGGSGCNVCKGSGWLELAGAGMIHPNILEGAGIDSEEYTGFAFGFGIERMPMLMHGIGDLRLFMENDLRFLRQF; encoded by the coding sequence TCAAGCGGCGAGCTTGACGCATTGGAGACCGACTATCTTGGCCGCAAGGGTGAGCTGACTCTCCAGCTCAGAAAAATAGGTTCACTTGCACCCGACGCGCGCAAAGACTTCGGCCAGGCCGTCAACGATATAAAGAACGAGCTTGCTTCTGCCATTGAGAGCAGGAAGCAGGCTCTTTCGACAGTGGAGTCAAAGGCTGCTCTTGCGGCTGAAGCAGTGGATGTCACACTTCCGGGCCGCTTCTATCAGACAGGCCGGCCACATATATTGATCGAGACGATGAACAAGATCAAGAACATATTCATCGGTCTGGGCTATGAGATGTTCGACTCTCCCGAAGTGGAGGAGTATGCGTATAACTTCCAGGCGCTAAACTACCCGCCTGAGCACCCGGCAATGGACGAGCAGATGTCATTTTATGTGAATGATGAAGTGCTTCTGCGCACCCACACCACCGCGTATCAGCATCGGGTCATGAAGGGCCGAAAGCCTCCGATGCGGGTGTGCACGATCGGCAAGTGCTATCGCGTAGATGCGGTAGATGCCACTCATGGCCACACATTCCATCAGGTCGACTGTTTCACCATCGACCATGGCATCACGATGGCCGATCTCAAGGGCACTCTGCAGCAGTTCGCGACCCAGATGTTCGGCGCGAACGTAAATGTCAGGTTCAGGCCGGACTTCTTCCCATTCGTCGAGCCGGGCGCTGAGGTTGCTGTCACTTGCACCATATGCGGCGGGTCGGGCTGTAACGTATGCAAGGGCAGCGGGTGGCTTGAGCTGGCGGGAGCTGGCATGATCCATCCCAATATCCTTGAAGGTGCAGGCATCGACTCCGAGGAATATACGGGCTTTGCATTCGGGTTTGGAATCGAGCGAATGCCGATGCTTATGCATGGCATAGGCGACTTGAGATTGTTTATGGAAAACGACCTCAGATTCTTGAGACAGTTCTGA